GCTTCCGGCAGCCAGATACCCTCGGTCTCAAGGATTTTTGCGGCTGCGAAACCGCCGGCACCGGCCGTCAAAATCGTCTTGGATGGCGCGCCATCGCTGCACAGATAGACCACAGCAGGTGTCACCGCTTCGGGAACGAGCAATTTCAGCGCTTCTTCCGGCATGATGTCTTCGGTCATGCGGGTGGCCGCGACCGGAGAGATGCAATTGGTGTGAATGCCCTTGCCCGCGCCTTCCTGATGCAGGCTGTTCATCATGCCAACCAGCGCCAGTTTCGCGGCACCATAGTTGACCTGGCCGAAATTGCCATAGAGCCCCGTGGACGAGGTCGTCATCACGATCCGGCCATATTGGCGCTCGCGCATATGGTCCCAGACCGCCTTGGTGCAATTGGCACTACCGGTTAGATGGACATCCATGACAAACTGGAAGTCTTCCATGCCCATTTTGTGAAAGCTCTTATCGCGCAGCACGCCGGCATTATTGACGAGAATATCGACATGGCCCCATTTGGCAATTGCATC
This DNA window, taken from Parasphingorhabdus litoris DSM 22379, encodes the following:
- a CDS encoding SDR family NAD(P)-dependent oxidoreductase; this encodes MSTVEFNDRVAIVTGAGAGLGKQHAMELARRGVKVVVNDFGGARDGTGGSATVAEQVVAEIEAEGGEAMAAGCSVTDMPAVEKMVADAIAKWGHVDILVNNAGVLRDKSFHKMGMEDFQFVMDVHLTGSANCTKAVWDHMRERQYGRIVMTTSSTGLYGNFGQVNYGAAKLALVGMMNSLHQEGAGKGIHTNCISPVAATRMTEDIMPEEALKLLVPEAVTPAVVYLCSDGAPSKTILTAGAGGFAAAKILETEGIWLPEANRNAEAIAENIDQILDETGMQEYANGGGQGGKFFRRMQEVMKG